Proteins from a single region of Aythya fuligula isolate bAytFul2 chromosome 3, bAytFul2.pri, whole genome shotgun sequence:
- the CCT4 gene encoding T-complex protein 1 subunit delta, whose amino-acid sequence MPENAGPKAHGHGPGGGGSRAKGAYQDRDKPAQIRSSNIAAGKAVADAIRTSLGPKGMDKMIQDAKGDVTITNDGATILKQMQVLHPAAKMLVELSKAQDIEAGDGTTSVVVIAGALLDACSRLLQKGIHPTIISESFQKALEKGIEVLTNMAQPVELSDRETLLNSATTSLNSKVVCQYSSLLSPMSVDAVMKVIDPSTASSVDLRDIKIVKKLGGTIDDCELVEGLVLTQKVANTGVTRVEKAKIGLIQFCLSAPKTDMDNQIVVSDYAQMDRVLREERAYILNLVKQIKKAGCNVLLIQKSILRDALSDLALHFLNKMKIMVVKDIEREDIEFICKTIGTKPVAHIDQFTPDMLGSAELAEEVNLNGSGKLIKITGCTNPGKTVTIVVRGSNKLVLEEAERSIHDALCVIRCLVKKRALIAGGGAPEIELALRLNEYARTLRGMDSYCVRAYGDALEVIPSTLAENAGLNPISTVTELRNRHAQGEKTAGINVRKGGISNILEELVVQPLLVSVSALTLATETVRSILKIDDVVNTR is encoded by the exons ATGCCGGAGAACGCGGGGCCCAAGGCCCACGGCCACggcccgggcggcggcgggagccGGGCCAAGGGCGCGTACCAGGACCGCGACAAACCCGCCCAGATCCGCAGCAGCAACATCGCCGCCGGCAAGG CCGTCGCGGATGCCATCAGGACGAGCCTCGGACCAAAGGGGATGGATAAAATG ATCCAGGATGCTAAAGGAGACGTGACGATCACTAATGACGGTGCTACTATCCTGAAACAAATGCAGGTTTTGCACCCTGCTGCCAAAATG CTGGTAGAGCTGTCAAAAGCACAAGATATTGAAGCTGGTGATGGCACTACGTCTGTTGTTGTCATCGCTGGAGCTCTTCTGGATGCCTGTTCCAGACTCCTTCAGAAAG GAATTCACCCCACCATCATTTCTGAGTCATTCcagaaagctttggaaaaaggTATCGAAGTGTTGACCAACATGGCACAGCCCGTTGAACTGAGTGACAGAGAAACCTTGCTAAATAGCGCCACTACTTCGCTGAACTCAAAG GTTGTGTGTCAGTATTCTAGTTTACTTTCTCCCATGAGTGTGGATGCGGTGATGAAGGTGATTGACCCATCTACAGCTAGCAGTGTGGACCTCAGAGATATTAAAATTGTCAAGAAGTTGGG aggAACAATTGATGATTGTGAGCTGGTTGAAGGACTGGTCCTGACCCAGAAGGTGGCGAATACAGGGGTGACTAGAGTGGAGAAAGCCAAAATTGGCCTAATTCAGTTCTGCCTGTCTGCTCCAAAGACAGAT ATGGACAACCAAATTGTTGTTTCGGATTATGCTCAAATGGACAGAGTACTGCGTGAAGAGAGAGCTTACATTCTCAACTTAGTTAAACAAATTAAGAAGGCTGGGTGCAATGTGTTGCTGATTCAGAAATCTATTCTGAG GGATGCTCTTAGTGACCTAGCCCTacattttctgaacaaaatgaaGATCATGGTGGTTAAAGACATAGAAAGAGAAGACATTGAGTTTATATGTAAG aCGATCGGAACTAAGCCTGTTGCTCACATCGACCAGTTTACTCCTGACATGCTGGGGTCTGCTGAGCTGGCAGAGGAAGTCAACTTGAACGGTTCTGGGAAACTAATAAAG ATCACAGGCTGCACGAACCCTGGAAAAACTGTAACCATTGTGGTACGTGGATCCAACAAACTTGTTCTAGAAGAAGCTGAGCGTTCGATTCATGATGCCCTGTGTGTCATTAGGTGCTTAGTTAAGAAAAG AGCTTTAATTGCAGGTGGTGGAGCACCAGAGATAGAGCTGGCGCTGCGCTTGAACGAGTACGCTCGCACTTTGAGAGGTATGGACTCGTATTGTGTCCGTGCGTATGGAGACGCCCTGGAGGTCATACCATCCACGCTGGCTGAAAACGCGGGCCTCAATCCTATCTCAACGGTGACAGAGCTGAGAAACAGACATGCtcaaggagagaaaacagctggCATTAATGTCAGAAAG GGTGGCATTTCCAACATCCTGGAGGAGCTGGTAGTCCAACCACTGCTAGTGTCTGTCAGTGCACTGACTCTTGCCACAGAAACTGTGCGCAGTATTCTAAAGATTGATGATGTG GTGAACACTCGGTAA
- the LRRN4 gene encoding leucine-rich repeat neuronal protein 4, with amino-acid sequence MLSLLLTLSLLARSTAAGPVSRAEPAASRDVTTFFQLAQEDSWENVNFTSLSCEDRKNRTWITLQLTSSTLTTFPACLPEALETLDLSNNLLEEVNGTELAGLPRLRVLLLRQNLLQAVRWGPEALGSLLFLDLSFNKLSSVPSCHASFLPSLRWLSLAGNPLVEIQPLAFSCYPQLQFLNLSTTLLGQDDRRGIGESAFAISTSPSEAANRTGNTINVLDLSGTFLERIQPEWTKDLPSLRELHLTKMSRLRSLDTDLRSMPHLRELNCDDSHSLGFVRTEMFESTPRLSRLSFQNCNLSAFNPWNITSSDSIVINLHGNPLPCDCRLSWLLSKPEKVVLQRALDTFCNVSQGNWDRPSTSFSLQELSDECQSERNVTLPHSNTPSPGDEAFSFASYSSTAAATTGSALPTEDTHPGSLTHRNAPSTTAANPAELLLIKASSSSREDEAVSEAASQAPSLAPATTSPGFLRELHSRAPRRSAVTHARTEQPQRELRTTQEASPQQGPFSQPTSDYSTPARGHPEAADHFVHSFAVERTPQPELRRLNSTRSGAHSASASTRSLIHYVDDYEYEEQTTEPPVPQVYTSCDYNPCRHLQRPCSELQSVSRCLCPGMSREDEIPDPPRLREVSEVTDSSAQVHWCAPNSVVRTYQLMLHDQGNEERRLVLDNIYATARQYTLYNLRPYTTYHICVTASNKAGASQVTSQGLAGNSCTRFQTKPSYKSVFAALSAASGLFLLSTIILSVCLCKAHKKPRSEQYGTHLVSYKNPAFDYPLKLQTTS; translated from the exons atgctgtccctgctgctcaccctctccctgctggcaaGGAGCACGGCGGCAGGCCCGGTGAGCAGAGCGGAGCCCGCGGCATCCAGGGACGTCACCACCTTTTTCCAGCTGGCTCAGGAAGACTCTTGGGAGAACGTCAACTTCACCAGCTTGTCCTGCGAGGATCGGAAGAACAGGACCTGGATCACCCTGCAGCTGACCAGCAGCACCCTGACGACCTTCCCTGCCTGCCTACCAGAGGCCCTGGAGACCCTAGATCTCAGCAACAACCTCCTAGAAGAGGTGAACGGCACGGAGCTAGCAGGCCTGCCGCGGCTGCGTGTCCTCTTGCTGAGGCAGAACCTTCTCCAGGCGGTCAGGTGGGGACCCGAGGCCCTCGGCAGCCTCCTTTTCCTGGACTTAAGCTTTAACAAGCTGTCGTCTGTGCCATCGTGCCACGCTTCCTTCCTGCCCAGCTTGAGGTGGCTGTCCCTGGCTGGAAACCCACTGGTGGAAATCCAGCCGCTGGCTTTCTCCTGTTACCCTCAGCTGCAGTTCCTGAACCTCTCCACAACCCTGCTCGGGCAGGACGACCGCAGGGGAATCGGGGAGTCTGCTTTTGCCATCAGCACATCTCCCAGCGAGGCTGCGAACAGGACTGGGAACACCATCAACGTGCTTGATCTGAGCGGGACCTTTCTGGAGAGAA ttcaACCAGAGTGGACCAAAGACCTGCCCAGCCTCAGAGAGCTTCACCTGACAAAGATGTCCCGACTACGAAGCCTCGATACCGACCTCAGATCCATGCCTCATCTCAGGGAGCTCAACTGCGACGACTCCCACTCGCTGGGTTTCGTAAGGACAGAGATGTTCGAAAGCACGCCTCGTCTGAGCCGTCTCTCATTTCAGAA CTGTAACCTGAGTGCCTTTAATCCCTGGAACATCACTTCATCAGACAGCATCGTCATCAACTTGCATGGAAATCCCCTGCCGTGTGACTGCaggctctcctggctgctctccaAGCCCGAGAAAGTTGTGCTGCAAAG ggctttggACACTTTTTGCAACGTGTCCCAAGGAAACTGGGACAGACCTTCCACTTCTTTTTCACTGCAAGAGCTCTCCGATGAATGCCAGTCTGAGAGAAACGTCACGCTGCCCCATTCAAACACACCCTCCCCGGGAGACGAAGCTTTCAGCTTTGCCAGCTACAGCAGCACGGCCGCAGCAACGacaggctctgccctgccaacCGAAGACACTCACCCAGGCTCCCTAACTCACAGGAATGCGCCGAGCACAACCGCAGCCAACCCGGCCGAGCTGCTGCTCATAAAAGCCAGCAGTTCCTCCCGGGAGGACGAGGCAGTTTCCGAAGCCGCGAGCCAAGCCCCCTCCCTCGCTCCAGCAACCACCTCCCCCGGTTTTCTCAGAGAGCTGCACAGCCGGGCCCCGCGGCGCAGCGCCGTGACTCACGCTCGGACAGAGCAGCCTCAGAGGGAGCTCAGAACAACTCAGGAAGCGTCTCCCCAGCAAGGCCCGTTCAGCCAGCCCACCAGCGATTACTCCACTCCAGCAAGGGGGCACCCAGAGGCCGCTGACCATTTCGTTCACTCCTTTGCTGTGGAAAGAACCCCGCAGCCAGAGCTGCGCCGGCTGAACTCCACGCGGTCCGGCGCTCACTCGGCGTCAGCATCCACCAGGTCGCTGATACACTACGTGGACGACTACGAGTACGAGGAGCAGACAACAGAACCCCCCGTGCCACAGGTGTACACCTCGTGCGACTACAATCCTTGCAGGCACCTTCAGAGACCCTGCAGCGAACTTCAGAGCGTGTCCCGATGTTTGTGCCCCGGCATGTCGAGGGAGGATGAAATCCCGGACCCGCCGAGGCTCAGAGAGGTGTCTGAAGTCACAGACAGCTCTGCACAGGTCCACTGGTGCGCCCCAAACTCCGTTGTTCGTACCTACCAGCTGATGCTTCACGACCAAGGCAACGAGGAGAGACGGCTCGTCCTGGACAATATTTATGCCACAGCGAGGCAGTACACCCTGTACAACCTGCGGCCGTACACCACGTACCACATCTGCGTGACTGCTTCGAACAAAGCGGGGGCGAGCCAGGTGACAAGCCAGGGACTTGCAGGAAACTCCTGCACCAGATTTCAAACGAAGCCCAGCTACAAGTCTGTCTTTGCCGCTCTGTCTGCGGCAAGCGgactctttctcctttccacaATCATTTTGTCAGTTTGTCTGTGCAAGGCTCACAAGAAGCCTCGCAGCGAGCAGTACGGCACACACTTGGTCTCTTACAAGAACCCAGCGTTTGATTACCCCTTAAAACTACAAACCACGAGTTAG